In the genome of Cygnus olor isolate bCygOlo1 chromosome Z, bCygOlo1.pri.v2, whole genome shotgun sequence, one region contains:
- the DAB2 gene encoding disabled homolog 2 isoform X4: MSTEAETTTTINSQPEQQAPPKVQPSKKEKKKGPEKTDESLLARFKGDGVRYKAKLIGIDDVPEARGDKMSQDSMMKLKGMAVAARSQGQHKQRIWVHISLSGIKIIDEKTGVIEHEHPVNKISFIARDVTDNRAFGYICGGEGQHQFFAIKTAQQAEPLVVDLKDLFQLIYNMKKREEEDKKKSEEANKTENGSEALSADQADKLKLGVDQMDLFGDMSTPPDVSSPTEAKEILLVDLNSEIETKQTFTKEDLFLNGITTSLPQPKPQPPFLPENSFSTSLSFFPTPNPDPFSDDPFAQTDQSAQPSFDSLKSADQKKENLSTLTPTTSNDLFSSDLFAPTTESLGLTSVAQTGPVQANPLDLFKTSPTTAPPLTGLGGLPVSSSPWSTQTSAFNQAASVFPGSMMSTQPAGFTQPLAFSTQAVSSWSQPASFGPTASQSPGVWAQPAQVTSTSWAQPSSAVNPFQSSVFPPSTLSAQPQSVLPSVSTTSSPPQPPPRTAPQKEISKKDSDAFIALDPLGDREMKDVKEMFKDFQLTKPPAVPARRGEQQSLSELPKPVPRQSALPADSLFESQPKADLFNASPKESQKQPSGPFGDPFGNPFA, encoded by the exons ATGTCTACTGAAGCTGAAACTACTACTACTATCAACAGCCAGCCTGAGCAGCAGGCTCCACCAAAAGTACAGCcttcaaagaaggaaaaaaagaaag GGCCTGAAAAGACAGACGAATCTCTTTTGGCCAGATTCAAAGGTGATGGTGTAAGATACAAAGCTAAACTGATTGGCATTGATGATGTCCCTGAGGCAAGAGGAGACAAAATGAGTCAGGATTCAATGATGAAGCTGAAG ggAATGGCAGTGGCAGCTCGTTCCCAAGGTCAACACAAGCAGAGGATCTGGGTGCACATCTCTCTCTCTGGTATCAAGATAATAGATGAGAAAACCGGG GTCATAGAGCATGAACATCCAGTGAACAAAATCTCCTTTATTGCTCGAGATGTAACAGATAATCGTGCCTTTGGCTATATTTGTGGAGGAGAAGGCCAACATCAGTTTTTTGCCataaaaacagcacaacag GCTGAGCCCCTAGTTGTTGACCTTAAGGACCTATTCCAACTAATATATAATatgaagaagagggaagaagaagacAAGAAGAAG AGTGAAGAAGCAAATAAGACTGAG AATGGTAGTGAAGCACTGTCTGCTGATCAAGCTGACAAACTGAAACTG GGAGTTGACCAGATGGATTTGTTTGGGGATATGTCAACACCTCCTGATGTGAGCAGTCCCACA GAAGCTAAAGAGATTCTGTTAGTGGACCTAAACTCTGAAATTGAGACCAAACAGACTTTTACAAAAGAGGATCTCTTCTTGAATGGCATCACAACTTCTCTTCCACAACCAAAGCCACAGCCACCATTCTTGCCAGAAAATTCTTTCTCTACCAGTCTCAGCTTCTTTCCCACACCTAATCCAGACCCTTTCAGTGATGATCCTTTTGCACAGACAGACCAATCTGCACAACCTTCATTTGATTCTCTAAAATCTGCTGatcagaagaaggaaaatctgaGCACCTTGACACCG actACATCAAATGACTTGTTTAGCTCGGACTTGTTTGCACCAACTACGGAGAGCCTTGGCTTAACCTCAGTGGCGCAGACAGGACCTGTGCAAGCTAATCCActggacctcttcaaaacaAGCCCTACCACAGCACCTCCATTAACTGGTCTAG GTGGCTTGCCTGTATCTTCATCACCATGGAGTACACAGACATCTGCCTTCAACCAGGCTGCATCTGTCTTTCCTGGGTCTATGATGTCTACTCAACCTGCAGGATTTACTCAACCACTTGCCTTCAGCACTCAAGCAGTGTCAAGCTGGAGCCAGCCTGCATCTTTTGGTCCAACAGCCTCTCAGTCCCCTGGTGTCTGGGCACAGCCAGCACAAGTTACATCTACTTCATGGGCACAGCCATCCAGTGCTGTAAATCCATTCCAGAGTAGTGTATTCCCACCTTCAACACTATCTGCTCAGCCCCAGTCTGTACTGCCATCTGTGTCAACAACAAGTAGCCCACCTCAGCCACCACCTAGAACTGCCCCTCAGAAGGAGATATCCAAGAAAGATAGCGATGCTTTTATTGCTTTGGATCCACTTGGTGATAGAGAGATGAAGGATGTCAAGGAAATGTTCAAAGACTTCCAGCTGACAAAGCCACCTGCAGTACCAGCAAGGAGAGGAGAACAGCAGAGTCTTTCAG AATTACCAAAGCCTGTTCCCCGACAAAGTGCACTGCCAGCTGATAGCCTATTCGAAAGTCAACCTAAAGCAGACCTTTTCAATGCCTCACCT AAGGAATCTCAGAAACAACCTTCTGGTCCATTTGGTGATCCTTTTGGCAACCCCTTTGCATAG
- the DAB2 gene encoding disabled homolog 2 isoform X1 → MSTEAETTTTINSQPEQQAPPKVQPSKKEKKKGPEKTDESLLARFKGDGVRYKAKLIGIDDVPEARGDKMSQDSMMKLKGMAVAARSQGQHKQRIWVHISLSGIKIIDEKTGVIEHEHPVNKISFIARDVTDNRAFGYICGGEGQHQFFAIKTAQQAEPLVVDLKDLFQLIYNMKKREEEDKKKSEEANKTENGSEALSADQADKLKLGVDQMDLFGDMSTPPDVSSPTEAKEILLVDLNSEIETKQTFTKEDLFLNGITTSLPQPKPQPPFLPENSFSTSLSFFPTPNPDPFSDDPFAQTDQSAQPSFDSLKSADQKKENLSTLTPVGNGASNGDIDYFGKQFDQISNRTGKREALTSQWLFESKPPAARTPNGVPDREQNGFLKAPSNFFVEGPSKGVTLQNGVKLDSESNIQLMSHESITISPPPQSTKPGRGRRSVKTTSNDLFSSDLFAPTTESLGLTSVAQTGPVQANPLDLFKTSPTTAPPLTGLGGLPVSSSPWSTQTSAFNQAASVFPGSMMSTQPAGFTQPLAFSTQAVSSWSQPASFGPTASQSPGVWAQPAQVTSTSWAQPSSAVNPFQSSVFPPSTLSAQPQSVLPSVSTTSSPPQPPPRTAPQKEISKKDSDAFIALDPLGDREMKDVKEMFKDFQLTKPPAVPARRGEQQSLSELPKPVPRQSALPADSLFESQPKADLFNASPKESQKQPSGPFGDPFGNPFA, encoded by the exons ATGTCTACTGAAGCTGAAACTACTACTACTATCAACAGCCAGCCTGAGCAGCAGGCTCCACCAAAAGTACAGCcttcaaagaaggaaaaaaagaaag GGCCTGAAAAGACAGACGAATCTCTTTTGGCCAGATTCAAAGGTGATGGTGTAAGATACAAAGCTAAACTGATTGGCATTGATGATGTCCCTGAGGCAAGAGGAGACAAAATGAGTCAGGATTCAATGATGAAGCTGAAG ggAATGGCAGTGGCAGCTCGTTCCCAAGGTCAACACAAGCAGAGGATCTGGGTGCACATCTCTCTCTCTGGTATCAAGATAATAGATGAGAAAACCGGG GTCATAGAGCATGAACATCCAGTGAACAAAATCTCCTTTATTGCTCGAGATGTAACAGATAATCGTGCCTTTGGCTATATTTGTGGAGGAGAAGGCCAACATCAGTTTTTTGCCataaaaacagcacaacag GCTGAGCCCCTAGTTGTTGACCTTAAGGACCTATTCCAACTAATATATAATatgaagaagagggaagaagaagacAAGAAGAAG AGTGAAGAAGCAAATAAGACTGAG AATGGTAGTGAAGCACTGTCTGCTGATCAAGCTGACAAACTGAAACTG GGAGTTGACCAGATGGATTTGTTTGGGGATATGTCAACACCTCCTGATGTGAGCAGTCCCACA GAAGCTAAAGAGATTCTGTTAGTGGACCTAAACTCTGAAATTGAGACCAAACAGACTTTTACAAAAGAGGATCTCTTCTTGAATGGCATCACAACTTCTCTTCCACAACCAAAGCCACAGCCACCATTCTTGCCAGAAAATTCTTTCTCTACCAGTCTCAGCTTCTTTCCCACACCTAATCCAGACCCTTTCAGTGATGATCCTTTTGCACAGACAGACCAATCTGCACAACCTTCATTTGATTCTCTAAAATCTGCTGatcagaagaaggaaaatctgaGCACCTTGACACCGGTGGGTAATGGTGCTTCAAATGGTGATATTGACTACTTTGGTAAACAGTTTGACCAGATATCTAATAGAACTGGCAAACGAGAAGCACTAACAAGCCAGTGGCTATTTGAGAGTAAGCCACCTGCAGCAAGAACTCCAAATGGGGTACCAGACAGAGAACAGAATGGCTTTCTTAAAGCCCCATCAAACTTCTTTGTGGAAGGTCCTTCCAAAGGAGTAACTCTGCAGAATGGAGTAAAGCTGGATTCTGAAAGCAATATCCAGCTCATGTCACATGAGTCTATAACAATTAGCCCACCACCACAAAGTACCAAGccaggaagaggaaggaggtcTGTCAAG actACATCAAATGACTTGTTTAGCTCGGACTTGTTTGCACCAACTACGGAGAGCCTTGGCTTAACCTCAGTGGCGCAGACAGGACCTGTGCAAGCTAATCCActggacctcttcaaaacaAGCCCTACCACAGCACCTCCATTAACTGGTCTAG GTGGCTTGCCTGTATCTTCATCACCATGGAGTACACAGACATCTGCCTTCAACCAGGCTGCATCTGTCTTTCCTGGGTCTATGATGTCTACTCAACCTGCAGGATTTACTCAACCACTTGCCTTCAGCACTCAAGCAGTGTCAAGCTGGAGCCAGCCTGCATCTTTTGGTCCAACAGCCTCTCAGTCCCCTGGTGTCTGGGCACAGCCAGCACAAGTTACATCTACTTCATGGGCACAGCCATCCAGTGCTGTAAATCCATTCCAGAGTAGTGTATTCCCACCTTCAACACTATCTGCTCAGCCCCAGTCTGTACTGCCATCTGTGTCAACAACAAGTAGCCCACCTCAGCCACCACCTAGAACTGCCCCTCAGAAGGAGATATCCAAGAAAGATAGCGATGCTTTTATTGCTTTGGATCCACTTGGTGATAGAGAGATGAAGGATGTCAAGGAAATGTTCAAAGACTTCCAGCTGACAAAGCCACCTGCAGTACCAGCAAGGAGAGGAGAACAGCAGAGTCTTTCAG AATTACCAAAGCCTGTTCCCCGACAAAGTGCACTGCCAGCTGATAGCCTATTCGAAAGTCAACCTAAAGCAGACCTTTTCAATGCCTCACCT AAGGAATCTCAGAAACAACCTTCTGGTCCATTTGGTGATCCTTTTGGCAACCCCTTTGCATAG
- the DAB2 gene encoding disabled homolog 2 isoform X3, with the protein MSTEAETTTTINSQPEQQAPPKVQPSKKEKKKGPEKTDESLLARFKGDGVRYKAKLIGIDDVPEARGDKMSQDSMMKLKGMAVAARSQGQHKQRIWVHISLSGIKIIDEKTGVIEHEHPVNKISFIARDVTDNRAFGYICGGEGQHQFFAIKTAQQAEPLVVDLKDLFQLIYNMKKREEEDKKKGVDQMDLFGDMSTPPDVSSPTEAKEILLVDLNSEIETKQTFTKEDLFLNGITTSLPQPKPQPPFLPENSFSTSLSFFPTPNPDPFSDDPFAQTDQSAQPSFDSLKSADQKKENLSTLTPVGNGASNGDIDYFGKQFDQISNRTGKREALTSQWLFESKPPAARTPNGVPDREQNGFLKAPSNFFVEGPSKGVTLQNGVKLDSESNIQLMSHESITISPPPQSTKPGRGRRSVKTTSNDLFSSDLFAPTTESLGLTSVAQTGPVQANPLDLFKTSPTTAPPLTGLGGLPVSSSPWSTQTSAFNQAASVFPGSMMSTQPAGFTQPLAFSTQAVSSWSQPASFGPTASQSPGVWAQPAQVTSTSWAQPSSAVNPFQSSVFPPSTLSAQPQSVLPSVSTTSSPPQPPPRTAPQKEISKKDSDAFIALDPLGDREMKDVKEMFKDFQLTKPPAVPARRGEQQSLSELPKPVPRQSALPADSLFESQPKADLFNASPKESQKQPSGPFGDPFGNPFA; encoded by the exons ATGTCTACTGAAGCTGAAACTACTACTACTATCAACAGCCAGCCTGAGCAGCAGGCTCCACCAAAAGTACAGCcttcaaagaaggaaaaaaagaaag GGCCTGAAAAGACAGACGAATCTCTTTTGGCCAGATTCAAAGGTGATGGTGTAAGATACAAAGCTAAACTGATTGGCATTGATGATGTCCCTGAGGCAAGAGGAGACAAAATGAGTCAGGATTCAATGATGAAGCTGAAG ggAATGGCAGTGGCAGCTCGTTCCCAAGGTCAACACAAGCAGAGGATCTGGGTGCACATCTCTCTCTCTGGTATCAAGATAATAGATGAGAAAACCGGG GTCATAGAGCATGAACATCCAGTGAACAAAATCTCCTTTATTGCTCGAGATGTAACAGATAATCGTGCCTTTGGCTATATTTGTGGAGGAGAAGGCCAACATCAGTTTTTTGCCataaaaacagcacaacag GCTGAGCCCCTAGTTGTTGACCTTAAGGACCTATTCCAACTAATATATAATatgaagaagagggaagaagaagacAAGAAGAAG GGAGTTGACCAGATGGATTTGTTTGGGGATATGTCAACACCTCCTGATGTGAGCAGTCCCACA GAAGCTAAAGAGATTCTGTTAGTGGACCTAAACTCTGAAATTGAGACCAAACAGACTTTTACAAAAGAGGATCTCTTCTTGAATGGCATCACAACTTCTCTTCCACAACCAAAGCCACAGCCACCATTCTTGCCAGAAAATTCTTTCTCTACCAGTCTCAGCTTCTTTCCCACACCTAATCCAGACCCTTTCAGTGATGATCCTTTTGCACAGACAGACCAATCTGCACAACCTTCATTTGATTCTCTAAAATCTGCTGatcagaagaaggaaaatctgaGCACCTTGACACCGGTGGGTAATGGTGCTTCAAATGGTGATATTGACTACTTTGGTAAACAGTTTGACCAGATATCTAATAGAACTGGCAAACGAGAAGCACTAACAAGCCAGTGGCTATTTGAGAGTAAGCCACCTGCAGCAAGAACTCCAAATGGGGTACCAGACAGAGAACAGAATGGCTTTCTTAAAGCCCCATCAAACTTCTTTGTGGAAGGTCCTTCCAAAGGAGTAACTCTGCAGAATGGAGTAAAGCTGGATTCTGAAAGCAATATCCAGCTCATGTCACATGAGTCTATAACAATTAGCCCACCACCACAAAGTACCAAGccaggaagaggaaggaggtcTGTCAAG actACATCAAATGACTTGTTTAGCTCGGACTTGTTTGCACCAACTACGGAGAGCCTTGGCTTAACCTCAGTGGCGCAGACAGGACCTGTGCAAGCTAATCCActggacctcttcaaaacaAGCCCTACCACAGCACCTCCATTAACTGGTCTAG GTGGCTTGCCTGTATCTTCATCACCATGGAGTACACAGACATCTGCCTTCAACCAGGCTGCATCTGTCTTTCCTGGGTCTATGATGTCTACTCAACCTGCAGGATTTACTCAACCACTTGCCTTCAGCACTCAAGCAGTGTCAAGCTGGAGCCAGCCTGCATCTTTTGGTCCAACAGCCTCTCAGTCCCCTGGTGTCTGGGCACAGCCAGCACAAGTTACATCTACTTCATGGGCACAGCCATCCAGTGCTGTAAATCCATTCCAGAGTAGTGTATTCCCACCTTCAACACTATCTGCTCAGCCCCAGTCTGTACTGCCATCTGTGTCAACAACAAGTAGCCCACCTCAGCCACCACCTAGAACTGCCCCTCAGAAGGAGATATCCAAGAAAGATAGCGATGCTTTTATTGCTTTGGATCCACTTGGTGATAGAGAGATGAAGGATGTCAAGGAAATGTTCAAAGACTTCCAGCTGACAAAGCCACCTGCAGTACCAGCAAGGAGAGGAGAACAGCAGAGTCTTTCAG AATTACCAAAGCCTGTTCCCCGACAAAGTGCACTGCCAGCTGATAGCCTATTCGAAAGTCAACCTAAAGCAGACCTTTTCAATGCCTCACCT AAGGAATCTCAGAAACAACCTTCTGGTCCATTTGGTGATCCTTTTGGCAACCCCTTTGCATAG
- the DAB2 gene encoding disabled homolog 2 isoform X5 yields MSTEAETTTTINSQPEQQAPPKVQPSKKEKKKGPEKTDESLLARFKGDGVRYKAKLIGIDDVPEARGDKMSQDSMMKLKGMAVAARSQGQHKQRIWVHISLSGIKIIDEKTGVIEHEHPVNKISFIARDVTDNRAFGYICGGEGQHQFFAIKTAQQAEPLVVDLKDLFQLIYNMKKREEEDKKKNGSEALSADQADKLKLGVDQMDLFGDMSTPPDVSSPTEAKEILLVDLNSEIETKQTFTKEDLFLNGITTSLPQPKPQPPFLPENSFSTSLSFFPTPNPDPFSDDPFAQTDQSAQPSFDSLKSADQKKENLSTLTPTTSNDLFSSDLFAPTTESLGLTSVAQTGPVQANPLDLFKTSPTTAPPLTGLGGLPVSSSPWSTQTSAFNQAASVFPGSMMSTQPAGFTQPLAFSTQAVSSWSQPASFGPTASQSPGVWAQPAQVTSTSWAQPSSAVNPFQSSVFPPSTLSAQPQSVLPSVSTTSSPPQPPPRTAPQKEISKKDSDAFIALDPLGDREMKDVKEMFKDFQLTKPPAVPARRGEQQSLSELPKPVPRQSALPADSLFESQPKADLFNASPKESQKQPSGPFGDPFGNPFA; encoded by the exons ATGTCTACTGAAGCTGAAACTACTACTACTATCAACAGCCAGCCTGAGCAGCAGGCTCCACCAAAAGTACAGCcttcaaagaaggaaaaaaagaaag GGCCTGAAAAGACAGACGAATCTCTTTTGGCCAGATTCAAAGGTGATGGTGTAAGATACAAAGCTAAACTGATTGGCATTGATGATGTCCCTGAGGCAAGAGGAGACAAAATGAGTCAGGATTCAATGATGAAGCTGAAG ggAATGGCAGTGGCAGCTCGTTCCCAAGGTCAACACAAGCAGAGGATCTGGGTGCACATCTCTCTCTCTGGTATCAAGATAATAGATGAGAAAACCGGG GTCATAGAGCATGAACATCCAGTGAACAAAATCTCCTTTATTGCTCGAGATGTAACAGATAATCGTGCCTTTGGCTATATTTGTGGAGGAGAAGGCCAACATCAGTTTTTTGCCataaaaacagcacaacag GCTGAGCCCCTAGTTGTTGACCTTAAGGACCTATTCCAACTAATATATAATatgaagaagagggaagaagaagacAAGAAGAAG AATGGTAGTGAAGCACTGTCTGCTGATCAAGCTGACAAACTGAAACTG GGAGTTGACCAGATGGATTTGTTTGGGGATATGTCAACACCTCCTGATGTGAGCAGTCCCACA GAAGCTAAAGAGATTCTGTTAGTGGACCTAAACTCTGAAATTGAGACCAAACAGACTTTTACAAAAGAGGATCTCTTCTTGAATGGCATCACAACTTCTCTTCCACAACCAAAGCCACAGCCACCATTCTTGCCAGAAAATTCTTTCTCTACCAGTCTCAGCTTCTTTCCCACACCTAATCCAGACCCTTTCAGTGATGATCCTTTTGCACAGACAGACCAATCTGCACAACCTTCATTTGATTCTCTAAAATCTGCTGatcagaagaaggaaaatctgaGCACCTTGACACCG actACATCAAATGACTTGTTTAGCTCGGACTTGTTTGCACCAACTACGGAGAGCCTTGGCTTAACCTCAGTGGCGCAGACAGGACCTGTGCAAGCTAATCCActggacctcttcaaaacaAGCCCTACCACAGCACCTCCATTAACTGGTCTAG GTGGCTTGCCTGTATCTTCATCACCATGGAGTACACAGACATCTGCCTTCAACCAGGCTGCATCTGTCTTTCCTGGGTCTATGATGTCTACTCAACCTGCAGGATTTACTCAACCACTTGCCTTCAGCACTCAAGCAGTGTCAAGCTGGAGCCAGCCTGCATCTTTTGGTCCAACAGCCTCTCAGTCCCCTGGTGTCTGGGCACAGCCAGCACAAGTTACATCTACTTCATGGGCACAGCCATCCAGTGCTGTAAATCCATTCCAGAGTAGTGTATTCCCACCTTCAACACTATCTGCTCAGCCCCAGTCTGTACTGCCATCTGTGTCAACAACAAGTAGCCCACCTCAGCCACCACCTAGAACTGCCCCTCAGAAGGAGATATCCAAGAAAGATAGCGATGCTTTTATTGCTTTGGATCCACTTGGTGATAGAGAGATGAAGGATGTCAAGGAAATGTTCAAAGACTTCCAGCTGACAAAGCCACCTGCAGTACCAGCAAGGAGAGGAGAACAGCAGAGTCTTTCAG AATTACCAAAGCCTGTTCCCCGACAAAGTGCACTGCCAGCTGATAGCCTATTCGAAAGTCAACCTAAAGCAGACCTTTTCAATGCCTCACCT AAGGAATCTCAGAAACAACCTTCTGGTCCATTTGGTGATCCTTTTGGCAACCCCTTTGCATAG
- the DAB2 gene encoding disabled homolog 2 isoform X6, translated as MSTEAETTTTINSQPEQQAPPKVQPSKKEKKKGPEKTDESLLARFKGDGVRYKAKLIGIDDVPEARGDKMSQDSMMKLKGMAVAARSQGQHKQRIWVHISLSGIKIIDEKTGVIEHEHPVNKISFIARDVTDNRAFGYICGGEGQHQFFAIKTAQQAEPLVVDLKDLFQLIYNMKKREEEDKKKGVDQMDLFGDMSTPPDVSSPTEAKEILLVDLNSEIETKQTFTKEDLFLNGITTSLPQPKPQPPFLPENSFSTSLSFFPTPNPDPFSDDPFAQTDQSAQPSFDSLKSADQKKENLSTLTPTTSNDLFSSDLFAPTTESLGLTSVAQTGPVQANPLDLFKTSPTTAPPLTGLGGLPVSSSPWSTQTSAFNQAASVFPGSMMSTQPAGFTQPLAFSTQAVSSWSQPASFGPTASQSPGVWAQPAQVTSTSWAQPSSAVNPFQSSVFPPSTLSAQPQSVLPSVSTTSSPPQPPPRTAPQKEISKKDSDAFIALDPLGDREMKDVKEMFKDFQLTKPPAVPARRGEQQSLSELPKPVPRQSALPADSLFESQPKADLFNASPKESQKQPSGPFGDPFGNPFA; from the exons ATGTCTACTGAAGCTGAAACTACTACTACTATCAACAGCCAGCCTGAGCAGCAGGCTCCACCAAAAGTACAGCcttcaaagaaggaaaaaaagaaag GGCCTGAAAAGACAGACGAATCTCTTTTGGCCAGATTCAAAGGTGATGGTGTAAGATACAAAGCTAAACTGATTGGCATTGATGATGTCCCTGAGGCAAGAGGAGACAAAATGAGTCAGGATTCAATGATGAAGCTGAAG ggAATGGCAGTGGCAGCTCGTTCCCAAGGTCAACACAAGCAGAGGATCTGGGTGCACATCTCTCTCTCTGGTATCAAGATAATAGATGAGAAAACCGGG GTCATAGAGCATGAACATCCAGTGAACAAAATCTCCTTTATTGCTCGAGATGTAACAGATAATCGTGCCTTTGGCTATATTTGTGGAGGAGAAGGCCAACATCAGTTTTTTGCCataaaaacagcacaacag GCTGAGCCCCTAGTTGTTGACCTTAAGGACCTATTCCAACTAATATATAATatgaagaagagggaagaagaagacAAGAAGAAG GGAGTTGACCAGATGGATTTGTTTGGGGATATGTCAACACCTCCTGATGTGAGCAGTCCCACA GAAGCTAAAGAGATTCTGTTAGTGGACCTAAACTCTGAAATTGAGACCAAACAGACTTTTACAAAAGAGGATCTCTTCTTGAATGGCATCACAACTTCTCTTCCACAACCAAAGCCACAGCCACCATTCTTGCCAGAAAATTCTTTCTCTACCAGTCTCAGCTTCTTTCCCACACCTAATCCAGACCCTTTCAGTGATGATCCTTTTGCACAGACAGACCAATCTGCACAACCTTCATTTGATTCTCTAAAATCTGCTGatcagaagaaggaaaatctgaGCACCTTGACACCG actACATCAAATGACTTGTTTAGCTCGGACTTGTTTGCACCAACTACGGAGAGCCTTGGCTTAACCTCAGTGGCGCAGACAGGACCTGTGCAAGCTAATCCActggacctcttcaaaacaAGCCCTACCACAGCACCTCCATTAACTGGTCTAG GTGGCTTGCCTGTATCTTCATCACCATGGAGTACACAGACATCTGCCTTCAACCAGGCTGCATCTGTCTTTCCTGGGTCTATGATGTCTACTCAACCTGCAGGATTTACTCAACCACTTGCCTTCAGCACTCAAGCAGTGTCAAGCTGGAGCCAGCCTGCATCTTTTGGTCCAACAGCCTCTCAGTCCCCTGGTGTCTGGGCACAGCCAGCACAAGTTACATCTACTTCATGGGCACAGCCATCCAGTGCTGTAAATCCATTCCAGAGTAGTGTATTCCCACCTTCAACACTATCTGCTCAGCCCCAGTCTGTACTGCCATCTGTGTCAACAACAAGTAGCCCACCTCAGCCACCACCTAGAACTGCCCCTCAGAAGGAGATATCCAAGAAAGATAGCGATGCTTTTATTGCTTTGGATCCACTTGGTGATAGAGAGATGAAGGATGTCAAGGAAATGTTCAAAGACTTCCAGCTGACAAAGCCACCTGCAGTACCAGCAAGGAGAGGAGAACAGCAGAGTCTTTCAG AATTACCAAAGCCTGTTCCCCGACAAAGTGCACTGCCAGCTGATAGCCTATTCGAAAGTCAACCTAAAGCAGACCTTTTCAATGCCTCACCT AAGGAATCTCAGAAACAACCTTCTGGTCCATTTGGTGATCCTTTTGGCAACCCCTTTGCATAG